The Gemmatimonadota bacterium genome has a segment encoding these proteins:
- a CDS encoding phytanoyl-CoA dioxygenase family protein, which translates to MKTTAEDTMDAYVREGEEMAFALGNRGAIKFNADGALDEGIVEAYWRVGFYVFEGALGAEELEDLQADLAHAFERAPHTKDALVDSMGRRALGADLARQPFRFVKPLSDPVGGTSSNNGRHPSKMSEPEPPADAPAYVISNIAAPLQIMDSCLRLYGHPELLSVAEQINGPDFTPFTESVIVKQPGLGASVAWHQDGTTQWDRPDWDEGTHGFNFMAQLFGSTAANGVWVIPGSHKQGKLDIKAMIADNDGSDRLPGAVPMVCEPGDVVMSNRQALHASFANTSSDKRMTINFGFHRRSSVLNARVRRGDEEVIYDEVRIYERSRLIALGIDARQQRFPDESRYVYQPLIGEEDANRWNEETRESVLKNYNLNDLGL; encoded by the coding sequence ATGAAGACTACGGCAGAAGATACTATGGATGCTTATGTCCGCGAGGGCGAGGAGATGGCGTTCGCGCTTGGGAATCGCGGTGCTATCAAGTTTAATGCGGACGGTGCGCTGGATGAGGGTATTGTAGAGGCGTATTGGCGCGTGGGGTTCTATGTGTTTGAGGGTGCGCTGGGCGCTGAGGAACTCGAAGATTTGCAGGCGGATCTGGCGCATGCGTTTGAGCGGGCACCGCATACTAAAGACGCGCTGGTCGATTCAATGGGCCGCAGAGCACTCGGGGCGGATTTGGCGCGACAGCCTTTTCGATTTGTCAAACCGCTGAGCGATCCCGTGGGGGGTACGTCGAGCAATAATGGGCGGCATCCGTCTAAGATGTCGGAGCCAGAGCCTCCGGCCGATGCGCCGGCTTATGTGATTTCCAATATCGCTGCGCCACTGCAAATTATGGATTCTTGTTTGCGGCTTTATGGTCATCCCGAACTGCTGTCTGTTGCAGAGCAGATCAATGGGCCGGATTTTACGCCGTTTACGGAGTCTGTTATTGTCAAGCAGCCGGGGCTGGGTGCATCGGTGGCCTGGCATCAGGACGGTACCACGCAGTGGGATAGGCCCGATTGGGATGAGGGTACGCACGGGTTTAATTTTATGGCTCAGCTTTTCGGGAGTACGGCGGCCAATGGTGTGTGGGTGATTCCCGGTTCGCACAAGCAGGGCAAGCTGGATATTAAAGCGATGATTGCGGATAATGATGGTTCTGACCGTTTGCCGGGGGCGGTTCCCATGGTGTGTGAGCCCGGCGATGTGGTTATGTCCAACCGTCAGGCTCTGCACGCTTCTTTTGCCAATACGTCGTCGGATAAGCGGATGACGATTAATTTTGGCTTTCACCGTCGGTCTTCTGTCCTGAATGCGCGGGTGAGGCGTGGGGATGAGGAGGTGATTTACGATGAGGTGCGCATCTACGAGCGTTCTCGTTTGATCGCGCTGGGGATTGATGCGCGGCAGCAGCGATTTCCAGATGAATCGCGCTATGTTTATCAGCCTCTGATTGGGGAGGAGGATGCCAACCGGTGGAATGAAGAGACGCGGGAGAGTGTTTTGAAAAATTACAATCTCAATGATCTCGGCCTCTAA